In Colias croceus chromosome 19, ilColCroc2.1, the following are encoded in one genomic region:
- the LOC123700469 gene encoding serine/threonine-protein kinase Tao isoform X3: MPRPGSLKDPDIAELFSKHDPEKIFEDLREIGHGSFGAVYYARCNLTKEIVAIKKMSYLGKQSEEKWQDILKEIKFLKQLEHPNTIEYKGCYKREHTAWLVMEYCVGSASDIIEVHKRPLREEEIAAICEGVVCGLSYLHSLGRIHRDIKAGNILLTENGTVKLADFGSASIKCPANSFVGTPYWMAPEVILAMDEGEYDGKVDVWSLGITCIELAERKPPYFNMNAMSALYHIAQNDSPTLQAPEWTDTFRYFVEACLQKNPPDRPSSTKLLSHPYITRPRSPNVLVDLIQRTKAAVRDLDNLNYRKMKKILMVDGDNESAIGDSEETPEEPSGGDSSKSNSATSEHSAAGASSQSSSSGSLRRRPHAMNANHQNQQQPVYQQYNHQPSHQTRGDSPASHDDYVNREVLRDYANRDSLCDDYGDDYANREAIREAQRERERERQANEYREYVNAPAAWHDAPGDDNRNTQRRQTHRDVSSVAISLVSEHGANNFATIRTTSIVTKQQKEHNQEMHEQMSGYKRMRREHQAALLKLEERCKADVDAHKAQLDREYDALLQQLSRDLERLQTKHVQELDRKQKQNAAAEKKLIKDITARQEQERKAFEAQRKREYKANKERWKKELSMDDATPKRQRDATLQSQKDNMKQAEAAEEARLVRSQREYLELELRRYKRRRMLALHHKEQELLREELNKRQQQLEQAHAMLLRHHEKTQELEYRQQKGVHALREEQLSNQHATELANQRDYMQRAEHELRKKHALQLKQQPKSLKQKEMQIRKQFRETCKIQTRQYKALKAQILQTTPKEQQKEVIKSLKDEKRRKLVLLGEQYDQSISEMLQKQTVRLDESQMMECQQLKMQLEHELDMLTAYQSKSKMQAEAQRNRERRELEERVAVRRALLEQKMESECAQFVAERAERTRMLHDRHERELEHFDNESARLGFSAMAIAEGSREGYGEEEQSLSGSMLSLAHSNSSASFPAGSL, translated from the exons ATGCCTCGACCAGGCAGTCTTAAAGATCCTGACATAGCAGAGTTGTTTAGTAAACATGATCCTGAGAAAATCTTTGAAGATCTCAGGGAGATTGGACATGGCTCCTTCGGTGCAGTGTATTATGCTCGCTGCAACCTCACAAAGGAGATTGTTGCCATTAAAAAGATGTCCTACTTGGGAAAACAAAGCGAGGAGAAATGGCAGGACATCTTGAAGGAAATAAA ATTTCTCAAACAATTGGAGCATCCAAACACCATTGAGTACAAGGGGTGTTACAAACGTGAACACACAGCATGGCTGGTTATGGAGTATTGTGTGGGATCCGCTTCTGATATTATTGAG GTTCACAAGCGACCACTACGCGAAGAAGAAATTGCTGCAATATGCGAAGGCGTAGTATGCGGCTTATCCTACCTCCACAGTCTCGGCAGAATACATCGTGATATCAAAGCTGGTAACATTCTGCTCACCGAGAATGGTACTGTGAAGCTGGCCGACTTTGGAAGCGCAAGTATTAAGTGCCCGGCGAATAGTTTCGTTGGCACGCCTTATTGGATGGCGCCCGAAGTTATATTGGCCATGGATGAAGGAGAATATGATGGAAAG GTGGATGTATGGTCTCTCGGTATAACGTGTATTGAGTTAGCTGAACGGAAGCCGCCGTATTTCAATATGAATGCAATGTCAGCATTGTATCATATTGCACAAAACGACTCGCCTACACTACAA GCGCCAGAATGGACGGACACGTTCCGCTACTTCGTAGAAGCGTGCCTGCAGAAGAACCCGCCGGACCGGCCGTCGTCCACGAAGCTGCTGTCGCACCCGTACATCACGCGGCCGCGCTCGCCCAACGTGCTCGTCGACCTCATACAGCGCACCAAGGCGGCCGTGCGCGATCTGGACAACCTGAACTATCGCAAGATGAAGAAGATACTGATGGTCGATGGGGACAATGAGAGCGCTATCG GTGACAGTGAGGAAACACCAGAAGAACCATCGGGTGGTGACAGCTCCAAGTCGAATTCTGCGACGTCAGAGCACAGCGCGGCCGGCGCCTCCAGCCAGAGCTCGTCCTCGGGCAGCCTGAGGAGGAGGCCTCATGCT ATGAACGCCAATCACCAGAATCAACAACAGCCTGTGTACCAGCAGTACAATCACCAACCATCGCATCAAACAAG AGGCGACAGCCCCGCGTCGCACGACGACTACGTGAACAGGGAGGTGCTGCGCGACTACGCGAACCGCGACTCGCTGTGCGACGACTACGGGGACGACTACGCGAACCGGGAGGCGATACGCGAGGCGCAGAGGGAGAGGGAGAGGGAGCGGCAGGCCAACGAGTACCGCGAGTATGTGAACGCGCCCGCCGCCTGGCACGACGCGCCCGGCGACGATAATAGGAACACGCAGCGCAGGCAGACGCATAGAG ATGTATCATCAGTCGCGATATCGTTGGTGTCGGAGCACGGCGCAAATAACTTCGCTACAATAAGAACAACCAGTATTGTCACTAAGCAACAAAAAGAGCATAATCAA GAGATGCACGAGCAGATGTCGGGCTACAAGCGCATGCGGCGCGAGCACCAAGCGGCGCTGCTGAAGCTGGAGGAGCGCTGCAAGGCGGACGTGGACGCGCACAAGGCGCAGCTCGACCGCGAGTACGACGCGCTGCTGCAGCAGCTGTCGCGCGACCTCGAGCGCTTGCAG ACAAAACACGTGCAAGAATTGGATCGCAAGCAGAAACAGAACGCGGCGGCGGAAAAGAAACTGATCAAGGATATAACGGCGCGGCAGGAGCAAGAGCGGAAGGCGTTCGAGGCGCAGCGCAAGCGCGAGTACAAGGCGAACAAGGAGCGGTGGAAAAAGGAGCTCAGCATGGACGACGCCACGCCGAAGCGACAGCGGGACGCGACGTTGCA GTCACAAAAGGACAACATGAAGCAGGCGGAGGCTGCGGAGGAGGCGCGGCTGGTGCGGTCGCAGCGCGAGTACCTCGAGCTGGAGCTGCGCCGCTACAAGCGACGCCGCATGCTCGCGCTGCACCACAAGGAGCAGGAGCTGCTTAGGGAG GAGCTGAATAAACGACAACAGCAATTGGAACAAGCGCACGCAATGTTACTGCGTCACCACGAGAAGACACAAGAGTTGGAATACCGACAACAGAAAGGAGTGCATGCGTTAAG GGAAGAACAGTTATCAAACCAACACGCGACGGAGTTAGCGAACCAACGCGACTACATGCAGAGGGCTGAACACGAGCTGAGGAAGAAGCACGCGTTACAGCTCAAACAACAACCCAAGAGTCTAAAG CAAAAAGAAATGCAGATCCGCAAACAGTTTAGAGAAACGTGCAAAATACAGACGCGTCAGTACAAAGCACTCAAAGCGCAAATATTACAGACGACGCCTAAG GAACAACAAAAGGAAGTGATAAAATCACTGAAGGATGAGAAGCGACGCAAGCTGGTATTGCTCGGCGAACAGTATGACCAAAGTATTAGTGAGATGTTGCAGAAGCAGACTGTTCGCCTGGACGAGAGTCAGATG ATGGAGTGCCAGCAGCTGAAGATGCAGCTGGAGCACGAGCTGGACATGCTGACGGCGTACCAGAGCAAGAGCAAGATGCAGGCGGAGGCGCAGCGCAACCGCGAGCGCCGCGAGCTCGAGGAGCGGGTCGCCGTGCGCCGCGCGCTGCTCGAGCAGAAG
- the LOC123700469 gene encoding serine/threonine-protein kinase Tao isoform X1 gives MPRPGSLKDPDIAELFSKHDPEKIFEDLREIGHGSFGAVYYARCNLTKEIVAIKKMSYLGKQSEEKWQDILKEIKFLKQLEHPNTIEYKGCYKREHTAWLVMEYCVGSASDIIEVHKRPLREEEIAAICEGVVCGLSYLHSLGRIHRDIKAGNILLTENGTVKLADFGSASIKCPANSFVGTPYWMAPEVILAMDEGEYDGKVDVWSLGITCIELAERKPPYFNMNAMSALYHIAQNDSPTLQAPEWTDTFRYFVEACLQKNPPDRPSSTKLLSHPYITRPRSPNVLVDLIQRTKAAVRDLDNLNYRKMKKILMVDGDNESAIGDSEETPEEPSGGDSSKSNSATSEHSAAGASSQSSSSGSLRRRPHAMNANHQNQQQPVYQQYNHQPSHQTRARKRWYNSCWCLRRGDSPASHDDYVNREVLRDYANRDSLCDDYGDDYANREAIREAQRERERERQANEYREYVNAPAAWHDAPGDDNRNTQRRQTHRDVSSVAISLVSEHGANNFATIRTTSIVTKQQKEHNQEMHEQMSGYKRMRREHQAALLKLEERCKADVDAHKAQLDREYDALLQQLSRDLERLQTKHVQELDRKQKQNAAAEKKLIKDITARQEQERKAFEAQRKREYKANKERWKKELSMDDATPKRQRDATLQSQKDNMKQAEAAEEARLVRSQREYLELELRRYKRRRMLALHHKEQELLREELNKRQQQLEQAHAMLLRHHEKTQELEYRQQKGVHALREEQLSNQHATELANQRDYMQRAEHELRKKHALQLKQQPKSLKQKEMQIRKQFRETCKIQTRQYKALKAQILQTTPKEQQKEVIKSLKDEKRRKLVLLGEQYDQSISEMLQKQTVRLDESQMMECQQLKMQLEHELDMLTAYQSKSKMQAEAQRNRERRELEERVAVRRALLEQKMESECAQFVAERAERTRMLHDRHERELEHFDNESARLGFSAMAIAEGSREGYGEEEQSLSGSMLSLAHSNSSASFPAGSL, from the exons ATGCCTCGACCAGGCAGTCTTAAAGATCCTGACATAGCAGAGTTGTTTAGTAAACATGATCCTGAGAAAATCTTTGAAGATCTCAGGGAGATTGGACATGGCTCCTTCGGTGCAGTGTATTATGCTCGCTGCAACCTCACAAAGGAGATTGTTGCCATTAAAAAGATGTCCTACTTGGGAAAACAAAGCGAGGAGAAATGGCAGGACATCTTGAAGGAAATAAA ATTTCTCAAACAATTGGAGCATCCAAACACCATTGAGTACAAGGGGTGTTACAAACGTGAACACACAGCATGGCTGGTTATGGAGTATTGTGTGGGATCCGCTTCTGATATTATTGAG GTTCACAAGCGACCACTACGCGAAGAAGAAATTGCTGCAATATGCGAAGGCGTAGTATGCGGCTTATCCTACCTCCACAGTCTCGGCAGAATACATCGTGATATCAAAGCTGGTAACATTCTGCTCACCGAGAATGGTACTGTGAAGCTGGCCGACTTTGGAAGCGCAAGTATTAAGTGCCCGGCGAATAGTTTCGTTGGCACGCCTTATTGGATGGCGCCCGAAGTTATATTGGCCATGGATGAAGGAGAATATGATGGAAAG GTGGATGTATGGTCTCTCGGTATAACGTGTATTGAGTTAGCTGAACGGAAGCCGCCGTATTTCAATATGAATGCAATGTCAGCATTGTATCATATTGCACAAAACGACTCGCCTACACTACAA GCGCCAGAATGGACGGACACGTTCCGCTACTTCGTAGAAGCGTGCCTGCAGAAGAACCCGCCGGACCGGCCGTCGTCCACGAAGCTGCTGTCGCACCCGTACATCACGCGGCCGCGCTCGCCCAACGTGCTCGTCGACCTCATACAGCGCACCAAGGCGGCCGTGCGCGATCTGGACAACCTGAACTATCGCAAGATGAAGAAGATACTGATGGTCGATGGGGACAATGAGAGCGCTATCG GTGACAGTGAGGAAACACCAGAAGAACCATCGGGTGGTGACAGCTCCAAGTCGAATTCTGCGACGTCAGAGCACAGCGCGGCCGGCGCCTCCAGCCAGAGCTCGTCCTCGGGCAGCCTGAGGAGGAGGCCTCATGCT ATGAACGCCAATCACCAGAATCAACAACAGCCTGTGTACCAGCAGTACAATCACCAACCATCGCATCAAACAAG AGCACGCAAGCGCTGGTATAATTCATGTTGGTGTTTACGCAGAGGCGACAGCCCCGCGTCGCACGACGACTACGTGAACAGGGAGGTGCTGCGCGACTACGCGAACCGCGACTCGCTGTGCGACGACTACGGGGACGACTACGCGAACCGGGAGGCGATACGCGAGGCGCAGAGGGAGAGGGAGAGGGAGCGGCAGGCCAACGAGTACCGCGAGTATGTGAACGCGCCCGCCGCCTGGCACGACGCGCCCGGCGACGATAATAGGAACACGCAGCGCAGGCAGACGCATAGAG ATGTATCATCAGTCGCGATATCGTTGGTGTCGGAGCACGGCGCAAATAACTTCGCTACAATAAGAACAACCAGTATTGTCACTAAGCAACAAAAAGAGCATAATCAA GAGATGCACGAGCAGATGTCGGGCTACAAGCGCATGCGGCGCGAGCACCAAGCGGCGCTGCTGAAGCTGGAGGAGCGCTGCAAGGCGGACGTGGACGCGCACAAGGCGCAGCTCGACCGCGAGTACGACGCGCTGCTGCAGCAGCTGTCGCGCGACCTCGAGCGCTTGCAG ACAAAACACGTGCAAGAATTGGATCGCAAGCAGAAACAGAACGCGGCGGCGGAAAAGAAACTGATCAAGGATATAACGGCGCGGCAGGAGCAAGAGCGGAAGGCGTTCGAGGCGCAGCGCAAGCGCGAGTACAAGGCGAACAAGGAGCGGTGGAAAAAGGAGCTCAGCATGGACGACGCCACGCCGAAGCGACAGCGGGACGCGACGTTGCA GTCACAAAAGGACAACATGAAGCAGGCGGAGGCTGCGGAGGAGGCGCGGCTGGTGCGGTCGCAGCGCGAGTACCTCGAGCTGGAGCTGCGCCGCTACAAGCGACGCCGCATGCTCGCGCTGCACCACAAGGAGCAGGAGCTGCTTAGGGAG GAGCTGAATAAACGACAACAGCAATTGGAACAAGCGCACGCAATGTTACTGCGTCACCACGAGAAGACACAAGAGTTGGAATACCGACAACAGAAAGGAGTGCATGCGTTAAG GGAAGAACAGTTATCAAACCAACACGCGACGGAGTTAGCGAACCAACGCGACTACATGCAGAGGGCTGAACACGAGCTGAGGAAGAAGCACGCGTTACAGCTCAAACAACAACCCAAGAGTCTAAAG CAAAAAGAAATGCAGATCCGCAAACAGTTTAGAGAAACGTGCAAAATACAGACGCGTCAGTACAAAGCACTCAAAGCGCAAATATTACAGACGACGCCTAAG GAACAACAAAAGGAAGTGATAAAATCACTGAAGGATGAGAAGCGACGCAAGCTGGTATTGCTCGGCGAACAGTATGACCAAAGTATTAGTGAGATGTTGCAGAAGCAGACTGTTCGCCTGGACGAGAGTCAGATG ATGGAGTGCCAGCAGCTGAAGATGCAGCTGGAGCACGAGCTGGACATGCTGACGGCGTACCAGAGCAAGAGCAAGATGCAGGCGGAGGCGCAGCGCAACCGCGAGCGCCGCGAGCTCGAGGAGCGGGTCGCCGTGCGCCGCGCGCTGCTCGAGCAGAAG
- the LOC123700469 gene encoding serine/threonine-protein kinase Tao isoform X2, whose translation MPRPGSLKDPDIAELFSKHDPEKIFEDLREIGHGSFGAVYYARCNLTKEIVAIKKMSYLGKQSEEKWQDILKEIKFLKQLEHPNTIEYKGCYKREHTAWLVMEYCVGSASDIIEVHKRPLREEEIAAICEGVVCGLSYLHSLGRIHRDIKAGNILLTENGTVKLADFGSASIKCPANSFVGTPYWMAPEVILAMDEGEYDGKVDVWSLGITCIELAERKPPYFNMNAMSALYHIAQNDSPTLQAPEWTDTFRYFVEACLQKNPPDRPSSTKLLSHPYITRPRSPNVLVDLIQRTKAAVRDLDNLNYRKMKKILMVDGDNESAIGDSEETPEEPSGGDSSKSNSATSEHSAAGASSQSSSSGSLRRRPHAMNANHQNQQQPVYQQYNHQPSHQTRARKRWYNSCWCLRRGDSPASHDDYVNREVLRDYANRDSLCDDYGDDYANREAIREAQRERERERQANEYREYVNAPAAWHDAPGDDNRNTQRRQTHRDVSSVAISLVSEHGANNFATIRTTSIVTKQQKEHNQMHEQMSGYKRMRREHQAALLKLEERCKADVDAHKAQLDREYDALLQQLSRDLERLQTKHVQELDRKQKQNAAAEKKLIKDITARQEQERKAFEAQRKREYKANKERWKKELSMDDATPKRQRDATLQSQKDNMKQAEAAEEARLVRSQREYLELELRRYKRRRMLALHHKEQELLREELNKRQQQLEQAHAMLLRHHEKTQELEYRQQKGVHALREEQLSNQHATELANQRDYMQRAEHELRKKHALQLKQQPKSLKQKEMQIRKQFRETCKIQTRQYKALKAQILQTTPKEQQKEVIKSLKDEKRRKLVLLGEQYDQSISEMLQKQTVRLDESQMMECQQLKMQLEHELDMLTAYQSKSKMQAEAQRNRERRELEERVAVRRALLEQKMESECAQFVAERAERTRMLHDRHERELEHFDNESARLGFSAMAIAEGSREGYGEEEQSLSGSMLSLAHSNSSASFPAGSL comes from the exons ATGCCTCGACCAGGCAGTCTTAAAGATCCTGACATAGCAGAGTTGTTTAGTAAACATGATCCTGAGAAAATCTTTGAAGATCTCAGGGAGATTGGACATGGCTCCTTCGGTGCAGTGTATTATGCTCGCTGCAACCTCACAAAGGAGATTGTTGCCATTAAAAAGATGTCCTACTTGGGAAAACAAAGCGAGGAGAAATGGCAGGACATCTTGAAGGAAATAAA ATTTCTCAAACAATTGGAGCATCCAAACACCATTGAGTACAAGGGGTGTTACAAACGTGAACACACAGCATGGCTGGTTATGGAGTATTGTGTGGGATCCGCTTCTGATATTATTGAG GTTCACAAGCGACCACTACGCGAAGAAGAAATTGCTGCAATATGCGAAGGCGTAGTATGCGGCTTATCCTACCTCCACAGTCTCGGCAGAATACATCGTGATATCAAAGCTGGTAACATTCTGCTCACCGAGAATGGTACTGTGAAGCTGGCCGACTTTGGAAGCGCAAGTATTAAGTGCCCGGCGAATAGTTTCGTTGGCACGCCTTATTGGATGGCGCCCGAAGTTATATTGGCCATGGATGAAGGAGAATATGATGGAAAG GTGGATGTATGGTCTCTCGGTATAACGTGTATTGAGTTAGCTGAACGGAAGCCGCCGTATTTCAATATGAATGCAATGTCAGCATTGTATCATATTGCACAAAACGACTCGCCTACACTACAA GCGCCAGAATGGACGGACACGTTCCGCTACTTCGTAGAAGCGTGCCTGCAGAAGAACCCGCCGGACCGGCCGTCGTCCACGAAGCTGCTGTCGCACCCGTACATCACGCGGCCGCGCTCGCCCAACGTGCTCGTCGACCTCATACAGCGCACCAAGGCGGCCGTGCGCGATCTGGACAACCTGAACTATCGCAAGATGAAGAAGATACTGATGGTCGATGGGGACAATGAGAGCGCTATCG GTGACAGTGAGGAAACACCAGAAGAACCATCGGGTGGTGACAGCTCCAAGTCGAATTCTGCGACGTCAGAGCACAGCGCGGCCGGCGCCTCCAGCCAGAGCTCGTCCTCGGGCAGCCTGAGGAGGAGGCCTCATGCT ATGAACGCCAATCACCAGAATCAACAACAGCCTGTGTACCAGCAGTACAATCACCAACCATCGCATCAAACAAG AGCACGCAAGCGCTGGTATAATTCATGTTGGTGTTTACGCAGAGGCGACAGCCCCGCGTCGCACGACGACTACGTGAACAGGGAGGTGCTGCGCGACTACGCGAACCGCGACTCGCTGTGCGACGACTACGGGGACGACTACGCGAACCGGGAGGCGATACGCGAGGCGCAGAGGGAGAGGGAGAGGGAGCGGCAGGCCAACGAGTACCGCGAGTATGTGAACGCGCCCGCCGCCTGGCACGACGCGCCCGGCGACGATAATAGGAACACGCAGCGCAGGCAGACGCATAGAG ATGTATCATCAGTCGCGATATCGTTGGTGTCGGAGCACGGCGCAAATAACTTCGCTACAATAAGAACAACCAGTATTGTCACTAAGCAACAAAAAGAGCATAATCAA ATGCACGAGCAGATGTCGGGCTACAAGCGCATGCGGCGCGAGCACCAAGCGGCGCTGCTGAAGCTGGAGGAGCGCTGCAAGGCGGACGTGGACGCGCACAAGGCGCAGCTCGACCGCGAGTACGACGCGCTGCTGCAGCAGCTGTCGCGCGACCTCGAGCGCTTGCAG ACAAAACACGTGCAAGAATTGGATCGCAAGCAGAAACAGAACGCGGCGGCGGAAAAGAAACTGATCAAGGATATAACGGCGCGGCAGGAGCAAGAGCGGAAGGCGTTCGAGGCGCAGCGCAAGCGCGAGTACAAGGCGAACAAGGAGCGGTGGAAAAAGGAGCTCAGCATGGACGACGCCACGCCGAAGCGACAGCGGGACGCGACGTTGCA GTCACAAAAGGACAACATGAAGCAGGCGGAGGCTGCGGAGGAGGCGCGGCTGGTGCGGTCGCAGCGCGAGTACCTCGAGCTGGAGCTGCGCCGCTACAAGCGACGCCGCATGCTCGCGCTGCACCACAAGGAGCAGGAGCTGCTTAGGGAG GAGCTGAATAAACGACAACAGCAATTGGAACAAGCGCACGCAATGTTACTGCGTCACCACGAGAAGACACAAGAGTTGGAATACCGACAACAGAAAGGAGTGCATGCGTTAAG GGAAGAACAGTTATCAAACCAACACGCGACGGAGTTAGCGAACCAACGCGACTACATGCAGAGGGCTGAACACGAGCTGAGGAAGAAGCACGCGTTACAGCTCAAACAACAACCCAAGAGTCTAAAG CAAAAAGAAATGCAGATCCGCAAACAGTTTAGAGAAACGTGCAAAATACAGACGCGTCAGTACAAAGCACTCAAAGCGCAAATATTACAGACGACGCCTAAG GAACAACAAAAGGAAGTGATAAAATCACTGAAGGATGAGAAGCGACGCAAGCTGGTATTGCTCGGCGAACAGTATGACCAAAGTATTAGTGAGATGTTGCAGAAGCAGACTGTTCGCCTGGACGAGAGTCAGATG ATGGAGTGCCAGCAGCTGAAGATGCAGCTGGAGCACGAGCTGGACATGCTGACGGCGTACCAGAGCAAGAGCAAGATGCAGGCGGAGGCGCAGCGCAACCGCGAGCGCCGCGAGCTCGAGGAGCGGGTCGCCGTGCGCCGCGCGCTGCTCGAGCAGAAG